The following coding sequences lie in one Brevibacterium marinum genomic window:
- a CDS encoding TetR/AcrR family transcriptional regulator — translation MAQKRLTRDHIVLTSIAFVDEHGLDALTMRRLGDVLGVEAMSLYRHVSGRGDLLEGMVANLIDNLFENELMIETPTSWEDYLQRVANATLQLAREHPEIFPLIATQPSQAPWLRPPLRSLRWVEDFLSTLQRFGFSDQNAVSAYKAFTSFLVGDLLLQVHSTGVDDVIGFDGDEAANEEADLSGYPTVIRLSELLGHDHSQREFDDALDDLIERIRTTLTK, via the coding sequence ATGGCCCAGAAACGCCTCACCAGAGACCACATTGTCCTCACATCCATCGCTTTCGTCGATGAACATGGTCTTGATGCCCTCACGATGCGTCGCCTCGGCGACGTCCTCGGGGTAGAGGCGATGTCCCTGTATCGTCATGTCTCGGGACGTGGAGATCTCCTCGAAGGCATGGTCGCCAACCTCATTGACAACCTCTTTGAGAATGAACTCATGATCGAGACACCGACGTCATGGGAGGACTACCTCCAGCGCGTTGCCAACGCGACGTTGCAACTAGCACGCGAACATCCCGAGATCTTCCCATTGATCGCGACTCAGCCCTCACAGGCTCCCTGGTTACGGCCCCCGCTGCGCAGCCTGCGATGGGTCGAAGACTTCCTCTCTACACTGCAGAGATTCGGATTCTCCGACCAAAACGCAGTCAGCGCCTACAAAGCATTCACAAGCTTCCTCGTCGGTGATCTTCTGCTGCAGGTTCATTCCACCGGAGTCGACGACGTGATCGGCTTCGATGGCGACGAAGCTGCAAACGAAGAAGCCGACTTGTCGGGCTACCCCACAGTGATCAGGCTCAGCGAACTTCTGGGTCACGATCATTCTCAACGGGAGTTCGACGATGCCCTCGATGATCTCATCGAACGCATCCGCACGACTCTGACCAAATAG
- a CDS encoding general stress protein yields the protein MKPAVKEFHDDTELMAEVRRQASSGISKHDLYVVSHDDDRTERVAGATDANEPADLNELVGTRYTKKGEELRAIFEEFDFSSDEASDLEEKLDHGKILLLINT from the coding sequence ATGAAACCTGCAGTCAAGGAATTCCACGACGACACTGAACTCATGGCCGAAGTCAGGCGCCAGGCATCAAGCGGGATCTCCAAACACGACCTGTACGTCGTCTCGCATGACGATGATCGCACCGAGCGTGTGGCAGGCGCCACTGATGCGAATGAGCCTGCCGACCTCAACGAGCTGGTTGGGACCCGGTACACCAAGAAAGGTGAGGAACTTCGAGCGATTTTCGAGGAGTTCGACTTCAGTTCCGATGAAGCCAGCGATCTCGAAGAGAAACTCGACCACGGGAAGATCCTGTTGCTGATCAACACCTAA
- a CDS encoding GlsB/YeaQ/YmgE family stress response membrane protein has protein sequence MGVIAYLVLGLIAGAIAKAILPGRQRGGLIATLILGVVGALVGGWLGGLIFGEGIGSFFSLSTWLCAIGGSIIVLLVWGLLTGRTRTAKA, from the coding sequence ATGGGTGTTATCGCGTACCTGGTGCTCGGACTGATCGCTGGAGCTATCGCCAAAGCGATCTTACCGGGCCGTCAGCGCGGCGGTCTGATCGCGACGTTGATCCTCGGTGTCGTCGGCGCCCTCGTCGGCGGCTGGCTGGGCGGCCTGATCTTCGGAGAAGGAATCGGCTCGTTCTTCTCGCTATCGACATGGCTCTGCGCCATCGGTGGCTCCATCATCGTTCTTTTGGTGTGGGGCCTGTTGACAGGTCGCACACGGACGGCGAAGGCATAG
- a CDS encoding CsbD family protein — MNENSHKAEEIKGKAKTAAGKATGDKSLEAEGKTDVVQAEGKQAGDDVKNTARGVADSLRNGPKH, encoded by the coding sequence ATGAACGAAAATTCTCATAAAGCAGAAGAAATTAAAGGTAAGGCGAAGACCGCTGCTGGCAAGGCCACTGGTGATAAGAGTCTTGAAGCCGAAGGAAAAACCGATGTCGTCCAGGCTGAAGGAAAACAAGCCGGCGACGACGTCAAGAACACTGCCCGCGGGGTCGCTGACTCGCTCAGAAACGGCCCGAAACACTAA
- a CDS encoding trehalose-6-phosphate synthase, translating into MKQLNPFSADGMHLVPIPLSCAEHRQYYEGFSNAVLWPLYHDLIVAPQYRRDWWRTYEAVNARFAQAAIETAAYGATIWIHDYQLQLVPRMIRSQRRDVRIGFFNHIPFPPVGLVGQLPWREAVLDGLLGADVIGFQRESDVRNFRDASQRFLGIDPDRVSNVIGAYPISVDVDAIREAAESESVARLSRQFRHDLGNPDVLMLGIDRLDYTKGIPHRLRAVEELLEDGVLAPQTTMLTQVAVPSREGIGAYQDLRDEVERLVGRINGRFGTLERGVVQYSHQPYSFEATIALYLAADVLLVTSLRDGMNLVAKEFVTARQGRSGALVLSEFAGAADELHRAIIVNPHDSSGLKNGISQAASLTRDDAHEQIAAMAAIVEDNDVHHWARSFLNDLQNPTDAGSPLLKMPTRKATRNLREVKHVGR; encoded by the coding sequence ATGAAACAATTGAACCCCTTTTCGGCAGACGGCATGCACCTTGTCCCCATTCCACTCAGTTGTGCAGAGCATCGCCAATACTATGAAGGTTTCTCCAACGCTGTTCTCTGGCCCCTCTATCACGATCTCATCGTCGCGCCTCAATACCGGCGGGACTGGTGGCGCACCTATGAGGCCGTCAATGCCAGGTTCGCTCAGGCCGCGATTGAAACAGCGGCATATGGGGCCACCATCTGGATTCACGATTATCAACTGCAGCTCGTACCGCGGATGATCCGCAGCCAGCGTCGAGATGTGCGAATCGGCTTCTTCAACCATATTCCCTTTCCCCCAGTCGGGCTGGTGGGGCAACTTCCGTGGCGCGAGGCTGTTTTGGATGGGCTGCTCGGGGCCGATGTCATCGGTTTCCAGCGCGAGTCCGATGTGAGGAATTTCCGCGATGCGAGTCAAAGGTTTCTCGGCATCGATCCCGATCGCGTCTCGAACGTCATCGGTGCCTACCCCATCTCAGTCGATGTCGATGCGATTCGTGAAGCAGCCGAATCTGAATCAGTTGCTCGACTCTCCCGACAGTTTCGGCACGATCTCGGCAACCCCGATGTTCTCATGCTCGGTATCGATCGACTCGACTATACGAAAGGCATCCCACATCGCCTCCGGGCCGTTGAAGAGCTCCTCGAAGACGGAGTCCTTGCCCCGCAGACAACAATGTTGACTCAAGTGGCTGTGCCCTCACGCGAAGGAATCGGGGCATATCAAGACCTGCGTGATGAAGTCGAACGCCTCGTCGGTCGGATCAATGGCCGCTTCGGCACGCTCGAGCGAGGTGTTGTTCAGTATTCTCATCAGCCATATTCGTTTGAAGCCACCATCGCCTTGTACCTCGCCGCGGACGTGCTTCTGGTGACTTCCTTGCGTGATGGAATGAACCTCGTCGCTAAAGAATTCGTCACAGCGCGCCAAGGGCGCAGCGGGGCTCTCGTCCTCTCAGAATTTGCAGGGGCCGCTGATGAGCTCCACCGAGCCATCATCGTCAACCCGCATGACAGCTCCGGGCTGAAGAACGGAATAAGTCAGGCCGCCAGCCTCACCCGTGACGACGCCCATGAGCAAATTGCAGCGATGGCAGCGATCGTCGAAGACAACGATGTCCACCACTGGGCTCGAAGCTTCCTCAACGATCTGCAGAACCCGACGGACGCAGGCTCGCCGCTTCTGAAAATGCCCACCAGGAAGGCCACCAGAAATCTGCGAGAGGTGAAACACGTTGGCAGATGA
- a CDS encoding MFS transporter, with translation MADEAAHDAQDHRVPTPDGIDINTMPPDEKRTLKRAIGGSALGNAVEWFDYGVYSYVSVYIASAFFPGEWGVALTFATLALSFVFRPLGGLILGPLGDKVGRQHVMVLTIIMMTIPTTIIGILPSYSTLGAFAPVLLLLCRMVQGFSTGGEYGGAAVYMAESAPDRRRGFCGSFLEMGTLAGTASAAFVCTIILVVVGSDGMEAGWWRLPFLLTLPLGAVALWLRMKLDEPEAFSQTTSKQQANRKPFRELFTGYKKQIVMLMAFVVLLNVGQYMVLTYMPTYLSSILGHSEVTSNFMLVGLLLAMIAVVSPLGRLTDSIGRKPVLYTSAIGFIVLSVPAFMLMHAEGRFLQFLGLGIIALLQVMMQSCVSATLPAIFPTQVRFSGFAIGYNISTAIFGGTTAAVNTFVIQATGFDLFPAVYLVGAGIIGLIGIHFFNETAGRPIDGDTPPGSEDEELAEMGYELIGFNDNNDDAEAQDTR, from the coding sequence TTGGCAGATGAAGCAGCACACGACGCGCAGGACCATCGGGTACCCACCCCCGATGGCATCGACATCAACACGATGCCGCCCGACGAGAAGCGGACGCTGAAGCGGGCGATCGGAGGATCGGCCCTCGGCAATGCCGTCGAATGGTTCGACTACGGTGTCTACTCCTACGTGTCCGTCTACATCGCCAGCGCCTTCTTCCCCGGCGAATGGGGAGTCGCGCTGACATTCGCCACCCTCGCCCTCTCCTTCGTGTTCCGTCCTTTGGGAGGGCTCATCCTCGGGCCCTTGGGCGACAAGGTGGGGCGTCAGCACGTGATGGTCCTGACCATCATCATGATGACGATTCCGACCACGATCATCGGCATCCTCCCCAGCTACTCCACCCTCGGGGCATTCGCACCGGTCCTGCTGCTATTGTGCCGCATGGTCCAAGGCTTTTCCACCGGCGGCGAGTACGGCGGGGCCGCCGTCTACATGGCGGAGTCGGCACCCGACAGACGACGAGGCTTCTGCGGATCCTTCCTTGAGATGGGCACCCTGGCGGGAACCGCCTCGGCGGCATTCGTCTGCACCATCATCCTCGTCGTCGTCGGATCGGACGGCATGGAGGCCGGCTGGTGGCGCCTGCCCTTCCTGCTGACCCTGCCGCTCGGCGCCGTCGCCCTCTGGCTGCGGATGAAACTCGACGAACCGGAGGCATTCTCACAGACCACCTCCAAGCAGCAGGCCAACCGGAAACCGTTCCGAGAACTTTTCACCGGGTACAAGAAGCAGATCGTCATGCTCATGGCCTTCGTCGTGCTTCTCAATGTCGGCCAGTACATGGTCCTGACGTACATGCCGACCTACCTCAGCAGCATCCTGGGCCACTCCGAAGTCACAAGCAATTTCATGCTCGTCGGACTGCTGCTGGCAATGATCGCCGTCGTCAGCCCGCTGGGCCGACTGACGGACTCGATCGGGCGCAAACCGGTGCTCTACACCTCGGCGATCGGCTTCATCGTCCTCTCCGTCCCGGCCTTCATGCTCATGCATGCCGAAGGACGCTTCCTCCAATTCCTCGGACTGGGCATCATCGCTCTGCTCCAGGTGATGATGCAGTCGTGCGTCTCGGCGACGCTGCCGGCGATCTTCCCGACCCAGGTCCGGTTCTCCGGCTTCGCCATCGGCTACAACATCTCGACCGCAATCTTCGGCGGGACCACGGCTGCGGTGAACACCTTCGTCATACAGGCCACCGGGTTCGACCTGTTCCCGGCCGTCTACCTCGTCGGTGCAGGCATCATCGGCCTCATCGGCATCCACTTCTTCAACGAGACGGCCGGACGCCCGATCGACGGTGACACTCCCCCGGGATCCGAAGACGAAGAACTTGCAGAAATGGGCTACGAACTCATCGGATTCAACGACAACAACGACGATGCAGAGGCCCAAGACACACGGTGA
- a CDS encoding N-acetyltransferase: MYTMLNNQESSKYDLYLPGKLVAALHYKLESEESEIMLIYCEAIDTEEAAHHCTELMRRVLDDVKSRRLKLTITCPIARKFIALGKRATHPQK, encoded by the coding sequence ATGTACACGATGCTCAACAACCAAGAATCGTCAAAATACGATCTCTATCTTCCCGGAAAGCTCGTCGCGGCACTTCATTACAAGCTCGAATCAGAAGAGAGCGAGATCATGCTCATCTACTGCGAAGCCATTGACACCGAGGAAGCAGCCCACCACTGCACGGAACTCATGCGACGGGTGCTCGACGACGTCAAAAGTCGCCGCTTGAAACTCACCATCACATGCCCCATCGCTCGCAAATTCATTGCACTGGGAAAACGAGCCACTCACCCCCAGAAGTGA
- a CDS encoding GlcG/HbpS family heme-binding protein, with product MSHPTITLEAASKIIDAGQLKARDLGLNAVFAVLDAGANLVAFERMDGAWLASNDLALAKARTSVMFEAPSEALNAPLQLGEPVAHFDHTNGGLLLMGGGVPLFDTSERIIGAVGASGGTPEQDAEIARAAAG from the coding sequence ATGTCACATCCGACGATCACCCTGGAAGCCGCGAGCAAGATCATCGACGCCGGGCAATTGAAAGCGCGCGATCTCGGACTCAACGCCGTCTTCGCCGTCCTTGATGCCGGAGCGAATCTCGTCGCCTTCGAACGCATGGATGGAGCCTGGTTGGCATCGAATGATCTCGCGCTGGCGAAGGCCCGCACTTCCGTCATGTTTGAGGCACCGAGCGAAGCGTTGAATGCTCCGCTCCAACTCGGTGAGCCAGTCGCTCACTTCGATCACACAAATGGCGGACTGCTCCTCATGGGTGGTGGTGTTCCGCTCTTCGACACGAGCGAACGAATCATCGGGGCAGTTGGAGCCTCAGGCGGAACACCTGAACAAGACGCCGAGATCGCCCGCGCTGCGGCCGGCTAA
- a CDS encoding SDR family oxidoreductase, with product MSQKILITGASSGFGQGVALELARRGNDVIAAAETWPQVRSLRANAKDAGVDLEVIKLNLLDEIDITHAGSFDVDVLVLNAGVMEGGAMVDIPLQRVRESFDINLFGHLELVQAIAPKMIARQSGRIVWTSSMGGILVVPFLGAYCATKHAIEAVAGSMKAELEQFGIKVATINPGVFGTGFNDTGAESYVQWHDAETAHVPMPDFGPSLADQADPQEMVDAMVETIVSDNPDYRTMRPLETIEAAKQWQETEWTQKA from the coding sequence ATGTCCCAGAAAATTCTCATCACCGGTGCCAGCAGTGGCTTCGGACAAGGCGTGGCTCTTGAACTTGCCCGCCGGGGTAATGACGTCATCGCCGCGGCGGAGACGTGGCCACAAGTACGTAGCCTGAGAGCTAATGCCAAAGACGCTGGTGTTGACCTCGAAGTCATCAAGCTCAACCTGCTCGATGAAATCGATATCACCCATGCTGGCTCTTTCGACGTCGACGTCCTCGTCCTCAATGCCGGTGTGATGGAAGGTGGGGCAATGGTCGATATCCCGCTGCAGCGGGTGCGGGAATCGTTCGACATCAATCTCTTTGGACACCTCGAATTGGTCCAGGCGATCGCGCCGAAGATGATCGCCCGGCAGAGTGGGCGAATCGTGTGGACGTCGTCGATGGGAGGGATCCTCGTTGTCCCGTTCCTCGGCGCTTACTGTGCGACCAAGCACGCGATCGAGGCCGTCGCTGGCTCTATGAAGGCTGAGCTGGAGCAGTTCGGCATAAAGGTTGCCACCATCAATCCCGGAGTCTTCGGAACCGGGTTTAACGACACCGGCGCTGAGAGCTATGTTCAGTGGCACGACGCCGAGACCGCACATGTGCCCATGCCTGACTTCGGGCCTTCGCTGGCTGACCAGGCTGATCCGCAGGAGATGGTTGATGCGATGGTCGAGACCATCGTCTCCGATAACCCGGACTACCGGACCATGCGTCCGCTGGAGACCATCGAGGCTGCCAAGCAGTGGCAGGAAACCGAGTGGACGCAGAAGGCCTGA
- a CDS encoding TetR family transcriptional regulator: MPPDATDTKRRILAAARAEFAQYGLAGARVDRIAETGQANKRSIYVHFGSKNDLFDRVVASALTDMAESVPFTAEDLPAYAGALFDYLIAHPEVLRLTTWAGLERAEASPNEVQAYEPKVTVLTEFFGEMAVDVIALLLGQVTAWQTASAALRAHAPGDPWSASRIQQHRALLITSVDALVGAAKYDTALPSSESESRSKVFRT; the protein is encoded by the coding sequence ATGCCACCTGATGCCACAGATACCAAGCGACGGATTCTCGCTGCAGCGCGCGCCGAATTTGCCCAGTACGGGTTGGCTGGCGCGCGCGTGGACCGGATCGCCGAGACGGGGCAAGCCAACAAAAGGTCGATCTATGTGCATTTCGGATCGAAGAACGATCTGTTTGATCGAGTCGTGGCATCAGCGTTGACCGATATGGCGGAGTCGGTGCCGTTCACCGCTGAGGACTTGCCTGCCTACGCGGGGGCGCTGTTCGACTATCTCATTGCACACCCTGAGGTTTTGCGACTGACCACTTGGGCCGGACTTGAGCGAGCTGAGGCGTCACCGAATGAGGTTCAAGCTTATGAGCCGAAAGTGACAGTGCTGACTGAGTTCTTCGGTGAGATGGCAGTCGATGTGATCGCCCTGCTGCTTGGCCAAGTCACTGCATGGCAAACCGCGTCCGCCGCCCTGCGGGCACATGCGCCAGGCGATCCGTGGTCAGCATCCCGCATTCAGCAGCACCGGGCCCTGCTGATCACTTCCGTCGATGCCCTCGTTGGCGCCGCGAAGTACGACACAGCACTACCTTCTTCTGAATCTGAGAGCAGATCGAAGGTGTTTCGCACCTAA
- a CDS encoding PDDEXK nuclease domain-containing protein, translating into MAQRYNHLRDTPLALPADYRQTLEALKQRVHQAQSQAQRTVNTELIQLYWSIGQEILTRQEQQGWGGKTIARLAEDLRAEFPQMRGFSPRNLQYMTTFARHWAVDSIAPHPVAQLPWGHIRTLLDKPLSQQARQWYAAAAVEHGWSRNVLLNMIMNNTMERSGAAPSNFSRQLPTVDSELAQQVAKDPYTFEFLGLSGQVAERELEQALTDRIVETLNELGPGFAFVGRQVHFEVGEDDYYIDLLFFHVEQLRYFVIELKTGKFQPEYAGKLNFYVAVVDDKLKRPAHSATVGILICGSKNEHSVRYALTRSDSPMAVATYTYEALPAAEKAALPKEAELSAAFEQIDTTDESLL; encoded by the coding sequence ATCGCCCAACGGTATAATCATTTACGAGACACACCACTAGCTCTTCCCGCCGATTATCGCCAGACACTCGAGGCGCTTAAGCAACGTGTCCACCAGGCCCAGTCCCAAGCCCAGCGCACGGTCAATACCGAGTTGATCCAGTTGTACTGGTCGATCGGACAGGAGATTCTGACCCGACAAGAGCAGCAGGGGTGGGGCGGTAAGACCATAGCCCGCCTCGCGGAAGATCTGCGAGCTGAGTTCCCGCAAATGCGGGGCTTCTCTCCTCGGAACTTGCAATACATGACCACGTTCGCCCGTCACTGGGCCGTGGACTCGATTGCGCCACACCCTGTGGCGCAATTGCCTTGGGGCCACATCCGCACTCTCCTCGACAAGCCATTAAGCCAGCAAGCACGTCAATGGTACGCAGCTGCAGCCGTCGAGCATGGGTGGTCGCGCAACGTCTTGTTGAACATGATCATGAACAACACGATGGAACGCAGTGGGGCAGCGCCGTCGAACTTCTCCCGCCAGCTCCCCACCGTTGATTCCGAACTCGCCCAACAAGTAGCGAAGGACCCGTATACCTTTGAGTTCCTCGGCCTGTCAGGACAGGTCGCTGAACGCGAACTCGAACAAGCACTCACCGACCGCATCGTGGAGACCCTGAACGAGCTGGGGCCAGGATTCGCCTTCGTGGGACGGCAAGTCCACTTCGAGGTCGGCGAGGACGACTACTACATTGACTTGCTGTTCTTCCACGTCGAGCAGCTGCGCTACTTCGTAATCGAGCTCAAAACAGGAAAGTTTCAACCCGAGTACGCCGGCAAGCTCAACTTCTATGTGGCAGTCGTTGACGACAAACTCAAACGCCCCGCGCACAGTGCCACGGTGGGGATTTTGATCTGTGGCAGCAAAAACGAGCACAGTGTCCGCTACGCCCTGACACGGTCAGATTCTCCTATGGCTGTGGCCACCTACACTTATGAGGCACTGCCGGCAGCCGAGAAGGCGGCACTGCCCAAGGAAGCCGAACTCTCTGCGGCCTTCGAACAAATCGATACCACCGACGAGTCCCTCCTCTAG
- a CDS encoding IS630 family transposase → MSAPAAPLTMTDTDREVLEIIARSSTAAHREVVRARVLLASADGVGIRTVAGDHGVSAMTVRAWREAFTAEGLTQWGTVKKGRGRKPSIPEDTIAEIVRLTTTETPEAETHWSVRSMAKKVGVSRSTVHRVWSELGLKPHRHDTFKVSNDPNFDAKVIDVVGLYLNPPEKAVVLCMDEKSSIQALDRTQASLPMVPGRAGTMTHDYKRNGTTTLFAALDVLTGKVIGQCLPKHRHEEFLTFLKTVDSQVPKGLQVHLVLDNYATHKHAVIKHWLANHKRFHLHFTPTSSSWLNQVERWFRDLTEKNLRRGIFDSVPDLIDSIEAYIDANNDDPKPYVWTATAESILEKVARARTTLTERAS, encoded by the coding sequence ATGTCAGCTCCAGCAGCCCCGTTGACCATGACCGACACCGATCGAGAAGTCCTCGAGATCATCGCTCGGTCATCGACAGCCGCGCACCGGGAAGTCGTCCGCGCCAGAGTCCTCCTCGCCTCCGCCGATGGTGTGGGCATCCGCACCGTCGCCGGCGACCATGGTGTGTCGGCGATGACGGTGCGCGCCTGGCGCGAGGCGTTCACAGCCGAGGGACTCACGCAGTGGGGCACGGTGAAGAAAGGACGCGGACGTAAACCCTCGATCCCTGAGGACACAATCGCTGAGATCGTACGTCTGACGACGACCGAGACTCCTGAAGCCGAAACCCACTGGTCGGTGCGGTCGATGGCCAAGAAGGTCGGCGTCTCCCGCTCGACCGTCCACAGGGTCTGGTCCGAACTCGGGCTCAAACCCCACCGGCACGATACGTTCAAAGTCTCGAACGATCCGAACTTCGATGCCAAGGTCATCGATGTCGTCGGTCTCTACCTCAACCCACCGGAGAAGGCGGTGGTGTTGTGCATGGACGAGAAGTCTTCCATCCAGGCACTCGATCGCACTCAGGCATCGTTGCCGATGGTTCCCGGTCGGGCCGGGACGATGACGCATGACTACAAACGAAACGGCACGACGACGCTCTTCGCCGCACTGGATGTCCTCACGGGTAAAGTCATCGGGCAGTGTCTTCCCAAGCATCGGCATGAGGAGTTCCTGACTTTCCTCAAAACCGTTGATTCGCAGGTGCCCAAGGGTCTGCAGGTCCACCTCGTGCTTGATAACTATGCCACGCACAAACATGCCGTGATCAAGCACTGGCTGGCCAACCACAAACGCTTTCACCTGCACTTCACGCCGACATCATCGTCGTGGCTGAATCAGGTCGAGAGGTGGTTTCGCGATCTGACGGAGAAGAATCTGCGTCGGGGGATCTTCGACTCGGTGCCCGATCTCATCGACAGCATCGAGGCTTATATCGATGCCAATAATGATGACCCGAAACCGTATGTGTGGACGGCGACAGCCGAGTCGATCCTGGAGAAAGTCGCCCGAGCGCGCACCACCCTGACCGAACGAGCAAGCTAA